Proteins from one Sphingomonas sp. HF-S4 genomic window:
- a CDS encoding response regulator: MRAKNLPTRTATIAEALVIDPHAAEDRAKVLVVDDDERNLLAITHVLEDVAEVVVATSGEEALRQLLKTEFAVILLDVYMPGIDGYETAQIIRSREQTKRVPIVFLSAVNKESEHLLRGYSMGAVDYVFKPVEPMVIRSKVAVFVDLFTMTKEIQRKARQEQALLDANLRANAERLRIEQELRLAEQRQAAIIESLPIILYLEEIDADPRIPKFVSGNFQALTGYAFEEIQQTPSLWVERLHPEDRARAVEALTARRLGQSLSVEYRWLCADGTYKHFLDQAVLLRDSYGNPVEFAGTLLDVTERKELESQLTQARKMDAIGQLTGGIAHDFNNLLAAVLGGLGMIERRLPLSDDQAKIVGMTRHAAEQGAELVKHLLAFARRQKLEPASIQIPRLAQSVTSLLAHTLGGMVELDWKIADTVSPVYADAAQLELAVMNLIINARDAMPEGGVVTVAAEDREITEQVGRTGLAPGQYVVIGVGDTGCGIAPELIEQVLEPFFTTKPVGKGTGLGLSMVYGFAQQSGGEVRVDSELGKGTCVEVWLPRAPDSAVEMVLGIADAAAEAPVAAIRILLVDDHDGVRATTAALLEDLGHTVRHVTEGAHALELFRRDPGAFDLLITDYAMPRMSGAELVRQVRGEAADFPALIITGYAQADLNASESPDVRFLAKPFTAEQLKTALRERR, encoded by the coding sequence ATGCGCGCGAAGAACCTGCCGACTAGAACCGCGACGATAGCCGAGGCCCTGGTGATCGACCCCCACGCTGCCGAGGATCGCGCCAAGGTGCTCGTCGTCGACGATGACGAACGCAATCTGCTCGCGATCACCCACGTCCTCGAGGATGTTGCCGAAGTCGTCGTAGCGACCTCGGGCGAGGAGGCGCTCCGCCAGCTCCTCAAGACCGAGTTCGCGGTGATCCTGCTCGACGTCTACATGCCCGGCATCGACGGCTACGAGACCGCGCAGATCATCCGCTCGCGCGAGCAGACCAAGCGCGTGCCGATCGTGTTCCTCTCCGCGGTGAACAAGGAGAGCGAGCACCTGCTGCGCGGCTATTCGATGGGCGCGGTGGACTATGTGTTCAAGCCGGTCGAGCCGATGGTGATCCGATCGAAGGTCGCGGTGTTCGTCGATCTGTTCACGATGACCAAGGAGATTCAGCGCAAGGCGCGGCAGGAGCAGGCGCTGCTCGACGCCAACCTGCGCGCCAATGCCGAGCGGCTTCGCATCGAACAGGAACTCCGCCTCGCCGAGCAGCGCCAGGCCGCAATCATCGAATCGCTCCCGATCATCCTCTATCTGGAGGAGATCGATGCCGATCCGCGCATTCCCAAATTCGTCAGCGGCAATTTCCAGGCGCTGACCGGCTATGCCTTCGAGGAGATCCAGCAGACGCCCAGCCTGTGGGTCGAGCGGCTGCATCCCGAGGACCGGGCCCGCGCGGTCGAGGCGCTCACCGCGCGCCGGCTCGGCCAGTCGCTGTCGGTGGAGTATCGCTGGCTGTGCGCCGACGGGACGTACAAGCATTTCCTCGACCAGGCGGTGCTGCTGCGCGATTCCTACGGCAATCCGGTCGAGTTCGCAGGCACCTTGCTCGACGTCACCGAGCGCAAGGAACTGGAAAGCCAGCTTACCCAGGCGCGGAAAATGGACGCGATCGGCCAGCTTACCGGCGGCATCGCGCATGACTTCAACAACCTGCTCGCCGCCGTCCTCGGCGGGCTGGGGATGATCGAGCGCCGGCTGCCGCTGAGCGACGACCAGGCCAAGATCGTCGGGATGACGCGGCACGCGGCCGAGCAGGGTGCCGAACTGGTCAAGCATCTGCTCGCCTTTGCGCGCCGCCAGAAGCTCGAGCCCGCCTCGATCCAGATCCCGCGGCTCGCGCAATCGGTCACCAGCCTGCTCGCGCACACGCTCGGCGGGATGGTGGAACTCGACTGGAAGATCGCCGACACCGTCTCGCCGGTCTATGCCGACGCGGCGCAGCTCGAATTGGCAGTGATGAACCTGATCATCAACGCCCGCGACGCGATGCCCGAGGGAGGCGTAGTCACCGTCGCCGCCGAGGATCGCGAGATCACCGAACAGGTCGGCCGCACCGGCCTCGCACCGGGCCAGTATGTCGTGATCGGCGTCGGCGACACCGGCTGCGGGATCGCGCCCGAGCTGATCGAGCAAGTGCTCGAACCCTTCTTCACCACCAAGCCGGTGGGCAAGGGCACCGGGCTGGGCTTGAGCATGGTCTACGGCTTCGCACAGCAATCGGGCGGCGAGGTCCGTGTCGACAGCGAGCTCGGCAAGGGGACGTGCGTCGAGGTCTGGCTGCCGCGCGCGCCCGACAGCGCGGTCGAGATGGTGCTCGGCATCGCCGATGCCGCCGCCGAGGCGCCGGTCGCTGCGATCCGCATCCTGCTGGTCGACGATCATGATGGCGTCCGCGCGACCACCGCGGCGCTGCTCGAGGATCTCGGCCATACGGTGCGCCACGTCACCGAGGGCGCGCATGCGCTCGAACTGTTCCGGCGGGATCCGGGCGCGTTCGACCTGCTGATCACCGATTATGCGATGCCGCGCATGTCGGGGGCCGAACTGGTGCGGCAGGTGCGTGGCGAGGCGGCGGATTTTCCAGCGTTGATCATCACTGGGTATGCCCAGGCGGATTTGAACGCGTCGGAGAGTCCCGATGTGCGCTTTCTCGCCAAGCCATTCACGGCGGAGCAGCTCAAGACAGCGCTGCGCGAGCGGCGGTAG
- a CDS encoding HAMP domain-containing protein, producing the protein MNAEPHRDTLDRRQLVAAFRSFRRGDFSVRLPDDLAGTDGEIASLFNEVVAMEEEMTAEYERLSRVVGKEGKITQRGHVRGATGGWEAKLRSVNELIEDMVQPTAEVARVIGAVAKGDLSQSMTVEIDGRPLRGEFLRIGKVVNTMVEQLASFASEVTRVAREVGTEGKLGGQAKVRGVAGTWKDLTDNVNAMATNLTSQVRNIAEVTTAVASGDLSKKITVEVKGEILELKNTINTMVDQLNSFASEVTRVAREVGTEGKLGGQARVEGVGGTWKDLTDNVNLMADNLTGQVRNIADVTTAVASGDLSKKITVDVKGEILELKNTINVMVDQLNGFASEVTRVAREVGTEGKLGGQAQVPGVAGTWKDLTDNVNLMADNLTGQVRNIAEVTTAVASGDLSKKITVDVKGEILELKNTINTMVDQLNGFASEVTRVAREVGTEGKLGGQAQVPGVGGTWKDLTDNVNLMAANLTGQVRNIADVTTAVAKGDLSRKITVEVRGEILELKNTINVMVDQLNGFASEVTRVAREVGSEGKLGGQAQVEGVGGTWKDLTDNVNLMAGNLTGQVRNIAEVTTAVAKGDLSKKITVDVKGEILELKDTINTMVDQLNSFASEVTRVAREVGSEGKLGGQAKVEGVGGTWKDLTDNVNDLAANLTGQVRNIAEVTTAVALGDLSKKITVDVKGEILELKNTINTMVDQLNGFASEVTRVAREVGTEGKLGGQAQVRGVAGTWADLTDNVNLMAANLTGQVRNIADVTTAVARGDLSKKITVDVKGEILELKDTINTMVDQLNGFASEVTRVAREVGTEGKLGGQAQVPGVGGTWKDLTDNVNLMATNLTNQVRGIADVVTAVAQGNLKRKLTVDAKGEIAALAETINFMIDTLSTFGDQVTNMAREVGIEGRLGGQARVPGAAGLWRDLTDNVNQLAANLTNQVRSIADVATAVTKGDLTRSIAVEASGEMAALKDNINEMIRNLKDQTLKNAEQDWLKTNLARFSRMLQGERDLTTVSNLIMSELAPLVNAQYGVFYVTTREGDDTVLELAASYGAESKDALKAKFELREGLVGQAAADKRAIVLENVPGDFLRIGSGLGHSAPANVAILPALFEDDVKAVIELASFGEFNETHQSFLDQLMESVGIVLNTIAATMRTEGLLKQSQLLTQELQARQTELTTKQEELHNTNEELQEKAQLLENEKKQVEGKNLEIELARRALEEKAEQLALTSKYKSEFLANMSHELRTPLNSLLILSKLLSDNPQGNLNDKQVEFARTINSAGSDLLNLINDILDLSKIESGTVSIELGEMPMQTLRQHMDRTFRQLAADKNLDFNVEFDASLPAAIRTDEKRLQQVVLNLLSNAFKFTAQGSVTLAVRTATRGWSTNHPVLRSMDAAIEIAVTDTGIGIPQDKQKLIFEAFQQADGTTSRKYGGTGLGLSISREIARLLGGELQVRSTPGDGSTFTLFVPLQATAPAQIGQAGTPARYDNSGALVPSALPGSLDLSDDRDNLGGDPFVLIVEDDPTFASILLDIARGAGLKGVVSGAGAGTLAMVRKLQPHAITLDLGLSDIDGFVLLDLLKHDPQTRHVPIHVISGADKVAQALDLGAFGVTEKPADKDALSAVFRDLAERIEKHPQVVELVPEQTDAVVQAARAVPELANAKILIVDDDIRNIYSLTSVLESYGVEVLHAEGGRDGIVILEQTPGIDIALIDIMMPEMDGYETMQQIRARVELAELPLIAVTAKAMKGDRQKCLDAGASDYIAKPVDIDLLLALLRVWIARSRGAVQGGLIVAERA; encoded by the coding sequence GTGAACGCCGAACCGCATCGCGACACGCTCGATCGCCGTCAGCTCGTTGCCGCATTCCGCAGCTTCCGCCGGGGCGACTTCTCGGTCCGGCTGCCCGACGATCTGGCGGGCACCGACGGCGAGATCGCCTCGCTGTTCAACGAAGTCGTCGCGATGGAAGAGGAGATGACCGCCGAATATGAGCGGCTGTCGCGCGTCGTCGGCAAGGAAGGCAAGATCACCCAACGCGGCCATGTCCGCGGCGCCACCGGCGGCTGGGAAGCCAAGCTGCGTTCGGTCAACGAGCTGATCGAGGACATGGTCCAGCCGACCGCCGAAGTCGCGCGCGTCATCGGCGCGGTGGCGAAGGGCGACTTGTCGCAATCGATGACCGTGGAGATTGACGGCCGCCCGCTGCGTGGCGAATTCCTGCGCATCGGCAAGGTCGTCAACACGATGGTCGAGCAGCTCGCCTCGTTCGCGTCGGAAGTGACGCGCGTGGCGCGCGAAGTGGGTACCGAGGGTAAGCTTGGCGGGCAGGCCAAGGTGCGGGGTGTCGCCGGCACCTGGAAGGACCTGACCGACAACGTCAACGCGATGGCGACTAATTTGACGAGTCAGGTCCGCAACATCGCCGAGGTGACCACCGCCGTGGCGTCGGGCGACTTGTCGAAGAAGATCACCGTCGAAGTGAAGGGCGAGATCCTCGAGCTCAAGAACACCATCAACACGATGGTCGATCAGCTCAATTCGTTCGCCTCCGAAGTGACGCGCGTGGCGCGCGAGGTCGGCACCGAAGGCAAGCTCGGCGGGCAGGCGCGCGTCGAAGGCGTCGGCGGGACGTGGAAGGATCTGACCGACAACGTCAATTTGATGGCCGACAATCTCACCGGCCAGGTGCGCAACATCGCCGACGTGACCACCGCGGTGGCGTCGGGCGATCTTTCCAAGAAGATCACGGTCGACGTGAAGGGCGAGATTCTCGAGCTCAAGAACACGATCAACGTGATGGTCGACCAGCTCAACGGGTTTGCGAGCGAAGTGACCCGCGTGGCGCGCGAGGTCGGCACCGAGGGCAAGCTGGGCGGGCAGGCGCAGGTGCCCGGGGTCGCAGGCACGTGGAAGGATCTCACCGACAATGTGAACCTGATGGCCGACAACCTCACCGGCCAGGTGCGCAACATCGCCGAGGTGACCACCGCGGTGGCCTCTGGCGACTTGTCCAAGAAGATCACCGTCGACGTGAAGGGCGAGATCCTCGAGCTCAAGAACACGATCAACACGATGGTGGACCAGCTCAACGGCTTCGCATCGGAGGTGACGCGCGTGGCGCGCGAAGTCGGCACCGAAGGCAAGCTGGGCGGGCAGGCGCAGGTGCCGGGCGTCGGCGGGACGTGGAAGGATCTGACCGACAACGTCAATTTGATGGCGGCGAACCTCACTGGCCAGGTCCGTAACATCGCCGACGTGACCACCGCGGTGGCGAAGGGCGATCTTTCGCGGAAGATCACCGTCGAGGTGCGCGGCGAGATCCTCGAGCTCAAGAACACGATCAACGTGATGGTCGACCAGCTCAACGGCTTCGCCAGCGAAGTGACGCGCGTGGCGCGCGAAGTGGGCTCGGAAGGCAAGCTCGGAGGCCAGGCGCAGGTCGAGGGCGTCGGGGGCACGTGGAAGGATTTGACCGACAACGTCAACCTGATGGCGGGCAACCTCACCGGGCAGGTGCGCAACATCGCGGAAGTGACTACCGCAGTGGCGAAAGGCGACCTCTCCAAGAAGATCACCGTCGACGTGAAGGGCGAGATCCTCGAATTGAAGGACACCATCAACACGATGGTGGACCAGCTCAATTCGTTCGCCTCGGAAGTGACGCGCGTGGCACGCGAAGTGGGTTCGGAAGGCAAGCTCGGCGGCCAGGCCAAGGTCGAGGGCGTCGGCGGCACTTGGAAGGATCTTACCGACAACGTCAACGATCTCGCAGCGAACCTGACGGGGCAGGTGCGCAACATCGCCGAAGTCACCACCGCGGTGGCGCTGGGGGATCTTTCCAAGAAGATCACCGTCGACGTGAAGGGCGAGATTCTCGAGCTCAAGAACACGATCAACACGATGGTCGATCAGCTCAACGGCTTTGCCAGCGAAGTGACGCGCGTGGCGCGCGAAGTGGGCACCGAGGGCAAGCTGGGCGGGCAGGCGCAGGTGCGCGGGGTCGCGGGCACCTGGGCCGATCTGACCGACAATGTGAACCTGATGGCGGCGAACCTGACCGGCCAGGTGCGCAACATCGCCGACGTGACCACCGCGGTGGCGCGCGGTGACTTGTCGAAGAAGATCACCGTCGACGTGAAGGGCGAGATCCTCGAGCTCAAGGACACCATCAACACGATGGTGGACCAGCTCAACGGCTTCGCCTCCGAAGTGACCCGCGTCGCCCGCGAAGTCGGCACCGAGGGCAAGCTGGGCGGGCAGGCGCAGGTGCCGGGTGTCGGCGGGACGTGGAAGGACCTGACCGACAACGTCAATCTGATGGCGACCAACCTGACCAATCAGGTGCGCGGCATCGCCGACGTGGTCACCGCGGTGGCGCAGGGCAACCTCAAGCGCAAGCTGACGGTGGACGCGAAGGGTGAGATCGCCGCGCTCGCCGAGACGATCAACTTCATGATCGATACGCTCTCGACCTTCGGCGACCAGGTGACCAACATGGCGCGCGAAGTGGGCATCGAGGGCCGGCTGGGCGGGCAGGCGAGGGTGCCGGGTGCCGCCGGACTGTGGCGCGACCTTACCGACAACGTCAACCAGCTCGCGGCCAACCTCACCAATCAGGTGCGCTCGATCGCCGATGTGGCGACTGCGGTGACCAAGGGCGACTTGACCCGCTCGATCGCGGTGGAAGCGTCGGGCGAGATGGCGGCGCTCAAGGACAACATCAACGAGATGATCCGCAACCTCAAGGACCAGACCTTGAAGAATGCGGAGCAGGACTGGCTCAAGACCAACCTCGCGCGCTTCTCGCGGATGCTCCAGGGCGAGCGCGACCTGACCACCGTGTCGAATCTGATCATGTCCGAATTGGCGCCGCTGGTGAACGCGCAATACGGTGTGTTTTACGTGACGACGCGCGAGGGCGACGATACGGTGCTCGAACTCGCCGCGAGCTACGGCGCCGAGAGCAAGGACGCGCTCAAGGCGAAGTTCGAGCTGCGCGAGGGACTGGTCGGCCAGGCGGCGGCGGACAAGCGCGCGATCGTGCTCGAGAACGTGCCGGGCGACTTTCTGCGGATCGGATCGGGGCTCGGCCATTCGGCGCCGGCCAATGTCGCGATCCTTCCGGCCCTGTTCGAGGACGACGTGAAGGCGGTGATCGAGCTCGCTTCGTTTGGCGAGTTCAACGAGACCCACCAGAGCTTCCTCGACCAGTTGATGGAATCGGTCGGCATCGTGCTCAACACGATCGCGGCGACGATGCGTACCGAGGGGCTGCTCAAGCAGTCGCAGCTGCTCACCCAGGAGCTTCAGGCGCGCCAGACCGAGCTGACGACCAAGCAGGAAGAGCTCCACAACACCAACGAGGAGCTGCAGGAAAAGGCGCAGCTGCTCGAGAACGAGAAGAAGCAGGTCGAGGGCAAGAATCTCGAGATCGAGCTGGCGCGCCGCGCGCTCGAGGAGAAGGCCGAGCAGCTCGCGCTGACGTCGAAGTACAAGTCCGAATTCCTCGCCAACATGTCGCACGAGTTGCGCACGCCGCTCAATTCGCTACTGATCCTCTCGAAGCTGCTGTCGGACAATCCGCAGGGCAACCTCAACGACAAGCAGGTCGAGTTCGCGCGGACGATCAACAGCGCCGGCTCGGACCTGCTCAACCTGATCAACGACATCCTCGACCTGTCGAAGATCGAGTCCGGCACGGTCTCGATCGAGCTCGGCGAGATGCCGATGCAGACGTTGCGCCAGCATATGGACCGCACCTTCCGCCAGCTCGCCGCGGACAAGAATCTCGACTTCAACGTCGAGTTCGACGCGAGCCTGCCCGCGGCGATCCGCACCGACGAGAAGCGCCTCCAGCAGGTGGTGCTCAACCTGCTCTCGAATGCGTTCAAGTTCACCGCGCAGGGCAGCGTCACGCTTGCGGTTCGCACCGCGACCAGGGGGTGGAGCACCAACCATCCAGTGTTGCGCAGCATGGATGCCGCGATCGAGATCGCCGTCACCGATACCGGCATCGGCATCCCGCAGGACAAGCAGAAGCTGATTTTCGAGGCGTTCCAGCAGGCCGACGGCACCACCAGCCGCAAATATGGCGGCACCGGTCTCGGCTTGTCGATCAGCCGCGAGATCGCGCGGCTATTGGGCGGCGAACTCCAGGTCCGCTCGACGCCGGGCGACGGATCGACCTTCACCTTGTTCGTGCCGCTCCAGGCAACCGCGCCGGCGCAGATCGGCCAGGCGGGGACGCCGGCACGCTACGACAATAGCGGCGCGCTGGTGCCGAGCGCGCTGCCGGGTTCGCTCGATCTCAGCGACGATCGCGATAATCTGGGCGGCGATCCGTTCGTGCTGATCGTCGAGGACGATCCCACCTTCGCGTCGATCCTGCTCGATATCGCGCGCGGGGCGGGATTGAAGGGGGTCGTGTCCGGGGCCGGCGCGGGGACGCTGGCGATGGTGCGGAAGCTCCAGCCGCATGCGATCACGCTCGATCTCGGGCTGTCGGACATCGACGGCTTCGTGCTGCTCGATCTGCTCAAGCACGATCCGCAGACGCGGCATGTGCCGATCCACGTCATCTCGGGCGCCGACAAGGTGGCGCAGGCGCTCGACCTCGGCGCGTTCGGGGTGACCGAGAAGCCTGCCGACAAGGATGCGCTGTCGGCAGTGTTCCGGGACCTTGCCGAGCGGATCGAGAAACATCCCCAGGTGGTCGAGCTGGTGCCCGAGCAGACCGACGCGGTCGTCCAGGCGGCGCGCGCGGTACCCGAGCTCGCCAACGCCAAGATCCTCATCGTCGACGACGACATCCGCAACATCTATTCGCTGACCAGCGTGCTCGAAAGCTATGGGGTCGAGGTGCTCCATGCCGAGGGCGGGCGCGACGGCATCGTCATCCTCGAGCAGACACCGGGGATCGACATCGCGCTGATCGACATCATGATGCCCGAGATGGACGGCTACGAGACGATGCAGCAGATCCGCGCGCGTGTCGAGCTGGCAGAGCTGCCGCTGATCGCCGTCACCGCCAAGGCGATGAAGGGCGACCGTCAGAAATGCCTCGACGCCGGCGCGTCGGACTATATCGCCAAGCCTGTCGACATCGACCTGCTACTCGCGCTGCTGCGCGTGTGGATCGCCCGCTCGCGCGGCGCGGTCCAGGGCGGGCTGATCGTGGCCGAGCGGGCTTGA
- a CDS encoding DUF5985 family protein → MSAWFPTIVYLLCFATSATCALLLGRSYRRSGMRLLLWSALCFGLLAANNLFVIIDLVLIRDIDFQLVRVGLSLAAVTVLLFGFVWDMEEEA, encoded by the coding sequence ATGAGCGCCTGGTTTCCGACCATCGTCTATCTGCTCTGCTTCGCGACCAGCGCGACCTGCGCGCTGCTGCTCGGGCGCAGCTATCGACGCAGCGGCATGCGGCTGCTGCTGTGGAGCGCGTTGTGCTTCGGCCTGCTCGCGGCGAACAATTTGTTCGTCATCATCGATCTGGTGCTGATCCGCGATATCGACTTCCAGCTGGTGCGCGTGGGGCTGTCGCTCGCCGCGGTGACCGTGCTGCTGTTCGGGTTCGTCTGGGACATGGAAGAGGAAGCGTGA
- a CDS encoding DUF5985 family protein, with the protein MSLIGFLSGAVTLGFSVAALFFLRFWRDTREELFLAFAIAFLLLGVAQAILALGGVPDELRSWIYLVRLAAFLTIIVAILRKNRAA; encoded by the coding sequence GTGAGCCTGATCGGGTTCCTGTCCGGCGCGGTCACGCTCGGCTTCTCGGTCGCGGCGCTGTTCTTCCTGCGCTTCTGGCGCGACACGCGCGAGGAGTTGTTCCTCGCCTTCGCCATCGCCTTCCTGCTGCTTGGCGTGGCGCAGGCGATCCTAGCGCTGGGCGGCGTGCCCGATGAACTGCGCAGTTGGATATACCTGGTCCGCCTCGCCGCGTTCCTGACGATCATCGTCGCGATCCTCCGGAAAAACCGCGCAGCATAG
- a CDS encoding TolC family protein: MTIYRNILATASALALAACAAGPNYTAPVHPQTAAGAFIATSAAVTPEPVQGNWWRLYNDPVLDQLVTDALAANTDIRVAVARIARARAVLRGAKADRLPQANVGASGNYVRVPEMQAPPGIDRENWQVDAGLDVSYEVDLFGRVSRGVEAGRGDLAAAQADADAVRVIVAAETARAYADAASAAERLEVAERIVRLLDQSIDLTERRRGVGLATRLDTARIGALRNQRQAEVPAFAAQRDAALFRLATLTGRAPADLPDTARARTTTLRLSQPIPVGDGAALLARRPDIRAAERRLAANTARIGVATADLYPRITLGGSIGSTGNDIGDIFTGGPLRFLLGGLLNWAINPEPARARVQAAEADTQAALATFDGVVLGALQETETALSAYAHALERRAALQAAQTEAQAAVNISRARQREGDIDSLALLDAERTFADAEAALAAADAQIATTQVDLFKALGGGWQAS, translated from the coding sequence ATGACTATCTACCGCAATATCCTCGCCACCGCCTCGGCCCTGGCGCTCGCCGCCTGCGCCGCCGGCCCGAACTATACCGCCCCGGTCCACCCGCAGACCGCCGCCGGCGCCTTTATCGCGACGAGCGCGGCGGTCACTCCCGAGCCCGTCCAGGGTAACTGGTGGCGGCTCTACAACGACCCCGTTCTCGACCAGCTCGTCACCGACGCGCTCGCCGCCAACACCGACATCCGCGTCGCGGTAGCCCGCATCGCCCGCGCCCGCGCGGTGCTGCGCGGCGCCAAGGCCGATCGGCTCCCCCAGGCGAACGTCGGCGCCAGCGGCAACTATGTCCGCGTGCCCGAGATGCAGGCCCCGCCCGGCATCGACCGCGAGAACTGGCAAGTCGATGCCGGGCTCGATGTCTCGTACGAAGTCGACCTGTTCGGCCGCGTCTCGCGCGGCGTCGAAGCGGGTCGCGGCGACCTTGCTGCCGCGCAGGCCGATGCCGACGCCGTGCGCGTGATCGTCGCCGCCGAAACCGCGCGCGCTTATGCCGATGCCGCCTCCGCCGCCGAGCGGCTCGAGGTTGCCGAGCGGATCGTCCGGCTGCTCGACCAGTCGATCGACCTGACTGAGCGCCGTCGAGGCGTCGGGCTCGCCACTCGGCTGGACACCGCCCGGATCGGCGCGCTGCGCAACCAGCGCCAGGCCGAAGTACCTGCGTTCGCCGCCCAGCGCGATGCGGCGTTGTTCCGCCTCGCCACGCTTACCGGCCGCGCCCCCGCCGACCTGCCCGACACGGCGCGGGCACGCACGACGACGCTGCGCCTCAGCCAGCCGATCCCGGTCGGCGACGGCGCGGCGCTGCTCGCCCGCCGCCCCGACATCCGCGCCGCCGAGCGCCGCCTCGCCGCCAACACCGCGCGGATCGGCGTCGCCACCGCCGATCTCTATCCGCGCATCACGCTCGGCGGCTCGATCGGCTCGACCGGCAACGATATCGGCGACATCTTCACCGGCGGCCCGCTGCGCTTCCTGCTCGGCGGCCTGCTCAACTGGGCGATCAACCCTGAGCCGGCGCGCGCCAGGGTGCAGGCCGCGGAGGCAGATACCCAGGCCGCGCTCGCGACCTTCGACGGTGTCGTGCTCGGTGCGCTTCAGGAGACCGAGACCGCGCTTTCGGCCTATGCCCATGCGCTCGAACGCCGTGCCGCGCTCCAGGCGGCGCAGACCGAGGCGCAGGCGGCGGTCAACATTTCGCGCGCGCGCCAGCGCGAAGGCGATATCGACAGCCTCGCGCTGCTCGACGCCGAGCGTACCTTCGCCGATGCCGAGGCGGCGCTGGCAGCGGCGGACGCGCAGATCGCCACAACACAGGTCGACCTGTTCAAGGCGCTGGGCGGAGGCTGGCAGGCGAGTTGA